The window CAACTATATCAGCTATTTTGCTTCGCATCTCTAAAATCGATATTGTTATTCTTCCAATTTCATCATTATTATTAGTTAATTTTTTATAAGTATCATCATTTTCTAAATCAAATTCACTCGTTCTATTTATAAGATTAACTAATTTATCTAAAGGTTTAAATACTTTTCCAAATACAATAATCATTAATATACCAATTAAAACAAAACTACTTATAGTTGTTATTATCTGTGTAATTAAGAAACTATCGATAATCTTTTTTATTCCACTTTCAGGTAGCCCTATATCCACAACTCCTACTAGTTCTCCATTTTTATATATGGGAACCATAATATCATATGTCCAAATCTTTTGGACATCTGCATAAAATTTTGATGTTTTTATATTTCCATTTTTAGACCCATCTATACTATATTCATCTTCATATACTTTTCCTATTTTTTGTTTATCACTATGAGCTATAGCAGTAACATTAGTATCTATAATAATTGCATAAGCTATATTATTTTGAAGAGCTTTTTTTTCTACAAACTTCTGTAGATTTTCTATATCATTTTCATCTGATTTTAAAATATATTCTGCTTGATATGCTATTTCTTGAACTTGCTCGACTCCCTTTTCTAAAAATACATCAGTCATTTTGTTTTCAATTAGTTCTTTACTTACCCAAGTACTAAAAAATAATAATATTCCAAATAATACAAGTGATACAGTTGTAATTTTATTTTTTAGCGTTCTTTTTGTAATTTTGACTTCCATTTTGAAACAAACCTCCCCCTATTGTATTTATTATACTGTAAACATTATTCGACATTTAAATATACATTACCTGCAAATTATATATTATTTAAATATTAATGGATATTAAGGTGGATTAATATTATTTTGGTTTTATATTCCTTAATTAAGTATTATTTGAATTTTTTGTATTTTATTGTTATAATTCATAATATACAAAGGAAAGGTGTTAAATATGAATTTTATTTATAAGACAACCGACACTATATTCGATTCAATAAAACCTTATATAAAAAACAAATCTGAAGATGATTTAGAAATTGCCAAGTATGGTCTAAATCTTTTTTTAATGGAGCTTTATAAACTTCCTATATTTTTAGGACTTGCTTATTTTTTAGGCATGCTTAAGTACAGTATTTTAAGTTATCTATTATTTGGATTTATCAGAGGTAAAGCGCATGGTATACATATGAAAAATGGAAAGTTGTGTCTTTTTTATAGCTGTATATCATTTTTTAGTTTAATTTACATATCCAGGCTACTATCGCTTACTATAAGTATTAAATTATGTATATCTACATTCATACTATATATACTATATAAATACGCTCCAGCAGATACAGAACAAAGACCTTTGCTCAATGCATTAACTAGAAAAAAGAAAAAAATTTCCTCTATTTTAGTTGGAATTATATACATTATTCTATCTTTAGTCTGCACAACTCAAACAATATCTAATATATTCTTATTTGTGATGTTATTAGAGTGTATAGCTATACACCCTATTACATATAAAATATTTGACAGGAGGTATAAAAACTATGAAGATTTCGAATAAGTTAAAAACTATAGTATCTACATTTATATTTACTTCTGCTTTTTTCTTCGCTACTACATCTATAGGCCTTTGTTGTCCTAAAGGACTTCTTGAAGAACCTACAGCTCCAAAATCATTATTAAAAAAATAGAACAACTTCGGTTGTTCTATTTTTTTAATATAAGTTCTACCTTAAATAATTCATATTCTATTCTTGTATTTATGCACATATTAGTATACTTAGTTTTTGATAATTTCTTTACGGTATTAAGACCTAATCCTCTATTTTCGCCCTTAGTAGAATATCCCTTATCAAATATTTTATTGATATCAGGTTTATTTTTAAATGAATTCGATATAATTATATTAATCTCAGATTTTTTATTTGATATGCCAATATTTAATATTTTTTCATATGATTCCATACTTGCTTCCATTGCATTATCAAGTAATATTCCAAATATTTTACACATATCTATATCTTCTACGTAAAAATTGCTAATATCATCACTTATATCTATATTCAAATTTATTTTATTTGAAATAGCTTTTGAAACTTTAAAACTCATCAAACCTTTTATAGGACTATTATTTATTTTATTAAGTCCGTATAGCTTCTTATTGTTTATCTTTTGGTTCTTACATATATCCTCATAAAAATACTTCTTTAATCCATTCATATCATCTTTTGCTAAAAATCCGCCAATTGATAACAATATATTATTCTGATCATGCTTATATTCTCTCATACTATCTAAAGATTCTTCTATAATATTATTGTATATTTGTATATATTTCTTTTCGCTTTTTTCAATATCTAATTTGTTCATTACCATAAATATGAGATAGCTTATGAAAAGAAAAAATACCAGTACAAATGTAACAGTAATTATATTTTGCATATTTTTCGAATCATTATACATATATATGTAACTCATATAAACTAATATAAAAGCATTTATGTATACCCAAAGGAATTTTTCCTCTTCAGAAATTATCTTTTTATTTATCTCTTTAAATTTCAATAAAATGTTACATAACACTATAGATACAGCAACCACCAATATATTAGGTATTATTATATTAAAATACATGTTTTCAGTTAGCACTTTAGGAACGATATTGCTTTTATATAAAAAAAGTCCTGCACCTATATCTGCTATTTGAAATATCCAAAAGGTCAAAATATAAGATAAAAAAAAGTTATCTTTCTTTTTTCTTATTATATAATATATAGCTACTTCTAAAAGTATATAATATACTCCCAGTCTTATAGGTTTAACAGCTACTATATTCATAATAAAATCTACTAATGTTATTAACAGCACATACTTTACTTCTAATCTTAAATTCTTCTCTATATTCCCCTCAAATTTTTTGAATACATAAATAAAAAAGTAACTAAATAAACCTGTCATTATAAAATCATACACATTAATCATTTCATTCATCCGTCCTTCGCAAGTTTGTAATGTATTATATTTTGTTATTTATTTCAAATATGTCCAAATTTATCTTTATTTTATATTTTACACTATACGACAATAATTTTGTATACTTTGACATTAATTAGTGTTATTTAAATTTTAATTTATATATTTAATAAAAAAGTTCTTCTTTAAAAAAATTTCAAATGTAAACTTTTTTGAAACTCATAACGAAAATTATATAGTTTCTTTATAGATAAAAAATAGCGATGGTTTAAACCATCGCTATTTTTTATCTATAATTATTTCTTGATTAAATAAATCTTCTTTTATATATGTATTCATATTCATATTTGTATACTGTTTATCATTAATTTTTTTAACTATATCAAGACCTAGTCCTCTATCTCTCCCTTTAGTAGAATATCCTTTTATAAATATATTATTTAAATCAGGTTTTAAATTGTATGTGTTTGAAATTTTTATAATTATTTTTTCATTTTCTTCATTGATATTAATATTTATTATCTTTTCTTTAGATTCCACACTAGCCTCTATAGCATTATCTATTAATATACCAAATATCTTGCATATATCAACGTCTTTTAAAATAAAGTCTTCTATGTATTGTTCTATATTCAAGTTAAAATCAATTCCCAAAGAACTTGCTTTTGATGCTTTTAAATTTATCAATCCTTTAAGAGGTATATTATTTATATTTATACTTCCATATATACTGTTGTTTATATATTTATCATTAACCAGATTTTCATAAAAGTATTTTTCTAATCCTTCCATATTTTTGCTAGCTATATAACCACTTATACACATCAAGGTATTCCTATAATCATGCTTAAATGCTCTCAGATTCTCAAGAGATTCCTCTATCATATTAGCATATAACTGAATATCTTTCTTTTGGCTTTTTTCCTTATATAACTTATCTACTACTAAGTATACAAAATAACTTAAAAGCGAACAACATATAAATAAGAATATAAAAAATACTATAAACTGATTTAGATTTTTATCTATGTTTTCATAATAGTATACCACTACTATAAATAGCATAGTTACAAATACAATGTATATCCAAAATACTTTATCTGTATCATCATCATTAATTTCATAAGATCTATTATAATGCTTATAATCTTCTAAAATTTTAAATACAAATGAAAATGAATATGTACATAAAAATGTTACAACAAATAAACAAACATAATACATTTAATCCTCCCTAAGAATGTTAATTAGTAGTACATTAGTATATATTATATTATCTTTTGAATTATATGTAAATAATTTTAGCGAAATTTGTATAAATATGAAAAAAATTTAAATTTAATTAAAATAAAATTATATTTCATAAAAAAAGTAGATCTTAATTACTTAAAATTAAGACCTACTTTTTTTATCAACAATCTGTACTAAAATTTCGCAATTAATTAAGGGCGAAGTTTTAATATTTGATTTTTTTAGATGGATAAGGTGTATTGGTGCTAAACACCGGCAAGAGTTTCAGCTAATTTCATTGTATATTATAAATCATTTTAAACACATTCAAGTATATTTTCTTCGTAGCTTATCCAGTCACTGATACTGCCCACATACAGCCTTACCTTGTAGCCAAGTTCATCTAAAATTACAAAGTTCAATGCACCGTCTATTCCCGATCCACAGTATGTTATTATTTCCATCTTACTATTTACGAAGCTGAAATTCTTTTCAAGCATAGACCTTTCCTTCAATCTTCCGTCATCCTTCACATTTTTTTGCCAGTGCAGATTCATTGCACCAGGTATATGCCCGTTTTTTGAATACAAAGGCTCATACTCACCTGTGTAGCGACGGTGTTCTCTGGAATCCAAAAGTACTATATTGGAGTTCAACATAGCTTTTTTCACATACTCTATGTCGCAATATATGTCATGAAACTGCTCAATCTTAATGCTTCCTCCCTGTCTTGCCTCGGGACACTCTTTAGAAATAGGAAGACCTAGCTGCTTCCACGCTTCATATCCACCGTTCAGTATGTATACATTTTCAAAACCCATGTTTTTGAGCTGCCACCATCCCCTTGCGGAACTGTATGTCCTGTCGTCATAGCATACTATCTGTGAATCCATTCTCAGCCCCATTTTTTCAAGCTTTTTACCCAATATCGAAAGTTCAGGTACCGGTCTTGCCCCGCCGTGGGCTTTTTGCGCACCCGAAAGATCCTCGTTGATATCTAAATAGAATGCATTTTTTATATGTCCTTTAGCATACGCC is drawn from Tepidibacter hydrothermalis and contains these coding sequences:
- a CDS encoding sensor histidine kinase produces the protein MYYVCLFVVTFLCTYSFSFVFKILEDYKHYNRSYEINDDDTDKVFWIYIVFVTMLFIVVVYYYENIDKNLNQFIVFFIFLFICCSLLSYFVYLVVDKLYKEKSQKKDIQLYANMIEESLENLRAFKHDYRNTLMCISGYIASKNMEGLEKYFYENLVNDKYINNSIYGSININNIPLKGLINLKASKASSLGIDFNLNIEQYIEDFILKDVDICKIFGILIDNAIEASVESKEKIINININEENEKIIIKISNTYNLKPDLNNIFIKGYSTKGRDRGLGLDIVKKINDKQYTNMNMNTYIKEDLFNQEIIIDKK
- a CDS encoding accessory gene regulator B family protein, whose product is MNFIYKTTDTIFDSIKPYIKNKSEDDLEIAKYGLNLFLMELYKLPIFLGLAYFLGMLKYSILSYLLFGFIRGKAHGIHMKNGKLCLFYSCISFFSLIYISRLLSLTISIKLCISTFILYILYKYAPADTEQRPLLNALTRKKKKISSILVGIIYIILSLVCTTQTISNIFLFVMLLECIAIHPITYKIFDRRYKNYEDFE
- a CDS encoding sensor histidine kinase, with protein sequence MNEMINVYDFIMTGLFSYFFIYVFKKFEGNIEKNLRLEVKYVLLITLVDFIMNIVAVKPIRLGVYYILLEVAIYYIIRKKKDNFFLSYILTFWIFQIADIGAGLFLYKSNIVPKVLTENMYFNIIIPNILVVAVSIVLCNILLKFKEINKKIISEEEKFLWVYINAFILVYMSYIYMYNDSKNMQNIITVTFVLVFFLFISYLIFMVMNKLDIEKSEKKYIQIYNNIIEESLDSMREYKHDQNNILLSIGGFLAKDDMNGLKKYFYEDICKNQKINNKKLYGLNKINNSPIKGLMSFKVSKAISNKINLNIDISDDISNFYVEDIDMCKIFGILLDNAMEASMESYEKILNIGISNKKSEINIIISNSFKNKPDINKIFDKGYSTKGENRGLGLNTVKKLSKTKYTNMCINTRIEYELFKVELILKK
- a CDS encoding sulfurtransferase, with translation MRNFVDCAWVEKHMDDEELFIIDCRFGLFDASYGKGAYAKGHIKNAFYLDINEDLSGAQKAHGGARPVPELSILGKKLEKMGLRMDSQIVCYDDRTYSSARGWWQLKNMGFENVYILNGGYEAWKQLGLPISKECPEARQGGSIKIEQFHDIYCDIEYVKKAMLNSNIVLLDSREHRRYTGEYEPLYSKNGHIPGAMNLHWQKNVKDDGRLKERSMLEKNFSFVNSKMEIITYCGSGIDGALNFVILDELGYKVRLYVGSISDWISYEENILECV